A stretch of DNA from Mucilaginibacter daejeonensis:
TGAAACTACGTTCGCTTATTTTAATGGTGTGCCTGTTAGCAGGTATAGGTGCTTTTGCTCAAACCAATAAGGGCAATAGCAACAGGCCATTGGTGCAGTTTACCGGCATCATTTACAATGCCGATAGCGCCAAGGTGATCGTACCGTATGTGACCATCACTAACCTAAGCAACAGCAACTCGGTATACGTGGGTAACTATAAAGGCTATTTTTCCTTTGTGGTGCATGAGAACGATACGTTAAGATTTACGGCCGTCGGTTTTGCCCCGCTGGATATGGTGATCCCTACTGATCTGGATAGCCGTAGTTACACGGTGCGTTTGGCCATGAAGCCGCAGGTGATCAGCCTGCCGGCGTTCCACATGTTCCCGTGGGCCACTACCGATGAGTTCAGGAAAGATTTTTTGACCATGAAGCTGGCCGATGACGACCTGGAACTTGCCCGCAAGAACCTGAGCAAGGGTCTCACTACAGTACCCTCATACGCCTCTATGCCGAGGGATGCCAACGAGATACAATCAGACATTGGCCGTGATATGCACAACAGGGTGATGAACTCGCACTCGTTGATGCCAAATCCGTTGCTTAACCCACTGGCCTGGGGCAGCCTGATCAAGCTGATTACCGATGGTGGCAGCAAGTCGAAGAACTAAGTTCCCATAAGATATTTATAAACAAGAAATGCCGATCTGATCGGCATTTTTTGTCATTAGATATATTGGCTTAGAGCTCCACACTATCACCAATGGCAGGCAGTTTCAGGTTCAATCCTGCTTTCAGGAATTTCTCCTTAGCCTCATTGGTATCGATCTTGATCACCGGGAAGGTATCGTAATGTACACCGATAATATCCTTGCAGTTGATCATGTCGGCCGCTTTGATGGCGTCATCTATACCCATAGTATAGTTATCACCGATCGGTAGGATGGCCCAGTCAAGGTCCTCACCGGCTAATAATTGCATATCCATGGTCAGTGCGGTATCGCCGGCAAAGTAGATCTTTTTGCCTTCGGCATAGATCACAAAACCTGCGGGCACACCACCGTAACTACCGTCAGGCATGCTGCTCGAGTGCAGGGCGTACACCATTTTCACTTTAAAGCCACCAAAATCGAAGCTTCCGCCAATGTTCATGCCGTGCGCACCCTCAACGCCATGGTTGCCTAACCAGCCGGCGATCTCGGCTATACAGATCACTTTGGCTCCGCTTTGCTTTTGAATAGGTAAAAGGTCGGCCACGTGATCGCCATGACCATGTGATACCAGGATATGGTCAGGCTTTAAGGCGCTTACATCGATATGTTTGGCCAGTTCGTTAGGCGTAATGAACGGATCGAACAGTAAGGTGTTGCTACCCGTTTTGATCTCGACCGTTGAATGCCCGTAATACGTGAGTTTCATAAGTTAAATCGTTTATTGTTAAAGACAAAGTTATATATCCTTGTTTGAACATTGATGTAAAAAAAGTGTCGCGCTGCATGGCACGATCGTGCGATCGGCGTCGCCATCCTGTTCGATCTGATCAGGCCATGATGTGCTGGCTTGATCCGTTGCCATTTTAAAAAGATGGCGAAATAGGCTTTAATGTTATAGCAAAAGTTAAGACCGGCTTTCGTAAGAGTAAAACATTTTTGCTACAAAATGCGAACAAGCCCACCATTGCTATCGCCTCATTGCTAATACCTTAGCCCTTGTCCGTAAGCCAGAACGGACGCCAATTGAACCTTTTAAAAACGAACATGATGAACATGAGAAGAAAACTATCTTACCTGATGATGTTGGCCGTGTGCCTTGGTAGCTGTAAAAAAAGCGAGGTAGCCCAAGATGGCAACACCACGCCAGCCAACGGCGGCAAAAAGGAGGTGCTTGCCACCTCGACCGTTGATGCCAGCGTGGTACAACAGACCGTACAAGGCTTTGGCGGAGCCAGCATACCGATCTGGATCGGCGACCTGACCTCGGCGCAGCGTGAAAAAGCGTTCTCGACCACTAATGGCATCGGCCTGAGTATATTAAGGGTGATGGTGCCGACCAGCAGCAGCCAGTTCGCGGCCGAAAAGCCTACCATCGACGCCGCTAAAAGCTATGGTGCCAAGGTGATCGCCACGGCCTGGAACGC
This window harbors:
- a CDS encoding metal-dependent hydrolase, which gives rise to MKLTYYGHSTVEIKTGSNTLLFDPFITPNELAKHIDVSALKPDHILVSHGHGDHVADLLPIQKQSGAKVICIAEIAGWLGNHGVEGAHGMNIGGSFDFGGFKVKMVYALHSSSMPDGSYGGVPAGFVIYAEGKKIYFAGDTALTMDMQLLAGEDLDWAILPIGDNYTMGIDDAIKAADMINCKDIIGVHYDTFPVIKIDTNEAKEKFLKAGLNLKLPAIGDSVEL